The Haladaptatus cibarius D43 genome window below encodes:
- a CDS encoding Rrf2 family transcriptional regulator produces the protein MSSIELTPSQETILTALVNLHREAEDAVKGEDIAEEVDRNPGTIRNQMQSLKALQLVEGVPGPKGGYKPTATAFEALDIQQLDSAAEVPLRQNGEVVEEGNVEEIDLNSVHHPELCRAEIHLRGSVRDFHEGDEVTVGPTPLSKLVVKGIVDGKDDTRNILILKLSGMEAPAEQSDH, from the coding sequence ATGTCGAGTATAGAGTTGACGCCAAGTCAGGAGACGATACTGACGGCACTCGTAAACCTCCACAGAGAAGCCGAAGATGCGGTCAAAGGCGAGGACATCGCCGAAGAAGTAGACCGCAACCCTGGTACGATTCGAAATCAGATGCAGAGCCTCAAGGCCCTCCAACTTGTCGAAGGTGTCCCCGGGCCGAAAGGTGGCTACAAACCGACGGCAACCGCCTTCGAAGCGCTCGACATCCAGCAGTTGGACAGCGCCGCCGAGGTTCCGCTCCGGCAGAACGGCGAGGTAGTAGAAGAGGGTAACGTCGAAGAGATCGACTTAAACAGCGTTCACCACCCCGAACTCTGTCGCGCCGAGATTCACCTTCGTGGGTCGGTTCGTGATTTCCACGAGGGCGACGAAGTGACGGTCGGGCCGACGCCCCTCTCGAAACTCGTCGTGAAAGGCATCGTTGACGGAAAAGACGACACCCGAAACATCCTCATCCTGAAACTGTCGGGAATGGAAGCGCCCGCCGAACAGTCGGACCACTAA
- the rocF gene encoding arginase has translation MTNPVQIIGAPVDYGANRRGVDMGPSAIRYAGLADQLAGADVTAIDSGDLPVPRAEERDPETEEPAEGKAKFLRETADVCTRLADEVADAIDDDSFPLVLGGDHSIAMGSLRGSARDAEIGAIWFDAHSDFNTPKTSPSGNVHGMPLAGALGVEDFADTEWANAPGLSEENVVLVGLRSVDESETKAIHNSDVTTYTMSDIDERGITDIVDEALDIATDGVDGIHVSFDLDWLDPKEAPGVGTPVRGGASYREAHSALEIVAERDENEGVLRSLELVEVNPILDEHNETAELATELAASALGKRIL, from the coding sequence ATGACGAACCCCGTCCAGATTATCGGCGCACCTGTGGACTATGGCGCGAACCGACGTGGCGTGGACATGGGTCCATCCGCGATTCGCTACGCCGGACTCGCAGACCAACTCGCAGGCGCTGACGTGACCGCTATCGACTCCGGTGATTTGCCCGTCCCCCGTGCCGAAGAACGCGACCCGGAAACCGAAGAACCGGCGGAGGGCAAAGCGAAATTCCTCCGCGAAACCGCCGACGTGTGTACCCGCCTCGCGGACGAAGTCGCGGACGCAATCGACGACGATTCGTTCCCACTCGTCCTCGGTGGCGACCACTCCATCGCCATGGGTTCCCTCCGCGGGTCGGCCCGCGACGCCGAAATCGGTGCCATCTGGTTCGACGCCCACAGCGACTTCAACACGCCGAAAACCTCCCCGAGCGGAAACGTTCACGGAATGCCGCTCGCTGGCGCACTCGGTGTCGAGGATTTCGCCGACACCGAATGGGCCAACGCACCCGGCCTCTCCGAGGAAAACGTCGTCCTCGTCGGCCTCCGAAGCGTCGATGAATCCGAAACCAAGGCAATTCACAACAGCGACGTGACCACCTACACGATGTCCGACATCGACGAGCGCGGTATCACCGACATCGTGGACGAAGCCCTCGACATCGCCACGGACGGCGTTGACGGCATCCACGTCAGTTTCGATCTGGACTGGCTCGACCCCAAGGAAGCACCCGGCGTCGGAACGCCGGTTCGCGGCGGCGCAAGCTACCGTGAAGCCCACTCGGCCCTCGAAATCGTCGCCGAGCGCGACGAAAACGAGGGCGTCCTGCGCTCGCTCGAACTCGTGGAAGTGAACCCGATTCTGGACGAACACAACGAAACCGCCGAATTGGCGACCGAACTCGCGGCGAGTGCGTTGGGGAAGCGTATTCTCTAG
- the gyrA gene encoding DNA gyrase subunit A gives MSSDIPDVPDDVAERVQTVRVEDEMEQSYIDYAMSVIAGRALPDVRDGLKPVHRRILYAMHRSGVTSGSGHRKSSNIVGDTMGDFHPHGDQSIYDALARMAQEFSMRNPLIDGQGNFGSVDGDPPAAMRYTEARMASIAEELLDDIEMDTVEFKSNYDDRLQEPEVLPSAIPNLLVNGSSGIAVGMSTNIPPHNLGEVIDATVELIDNPEATVEDLMEYVKGPDFPTGANIVGRNDIHQAYKTGRGRLRVRAEYEVQDDRIVITELPFQTNKARLIERIANLVNDGTIEGIRDLRDESDRDGIRVVVELKQNAIPEVVENQLLDHRLERTFSIISLALVDGQPKVLTLKELLQHYVDHRKDVVRRRSEYELDEAEERAHILEGRLRALDHIDDVVELIRGSDDRDGARSGLQETFDFSEKQAEHIVRMQLGSLTSLESEEIESEYEGVTARIERLETILGDESELLSVVKEELVEMRDDYADDRRTKIVEDTSEVTREDLIAEEDVFVVVTEQDYVKRMPVANFDAQGRGGKGIIGADVKEGDRISKVFRANTHDYLLCFTNHGQVYRLKTYEIPEMSRTARGKSAINLIDLDKGEDITAVVTTDEFEEDECLSMITRQGYVKRTDASDFENILSTGIIAARLEDGDELVDVAVTNGSKDLLVGTKHGMTIRFDETEARAMGRNTRGVRGINLEGDDEVVGMVASDGEVHDLLTVTCRGYGKQTKLTEYRRQSRNGKGLIDIKTGDRNGSVTSVKSVAEDDELVLMSEAGQIMRIRAEDISEVGRNTMGVTVMDVDVDDRVASVDVIPSRVAEEEAAKVESVDESDDAVDEDEETAEAVKAEVSEE, from the coding sequence ATGAGTTCGGACATACCAGACGTACCTGACGACGTTGCAGAGCGCGTCCAGACCGTCCGCGTCGAGGACGAGATGGAACAGAGCTACATCGACTACGCGATGTCGGTCATCGCGGGTCGCGCCCTTCCAGACGTGCGTGACGGTCTGAAACCCGTCCATCGCCGCATCCTCTACGCGATGCACCGGTCGGGCGTAACGAGCGGTTCGGGTCACCGCAAATCCTCGAACATCGTTGGGGATACGATGGGCGACTTCCACCCGCACGGCGACCAGTCCATCTACGACGCCCTCGCACGCATGGCCCAAGAGTTCTCGATGCGCAATCCGCTCATCGATGGACAAGGGAACTTCGGGAGCGTGGACGGCGACCCACCGGCCGCGATGCGTTATACGGAGGCGCGGATGGCCTCCATCGCCGAGGAACTGTTGGACGACATCGAGATGGATACGGTGGAGTTCAAATCCAACTACGACGACCGCTTGCAGGAACCGGAAGTCCTGCCGTCGGCGATTCCGAATCTGCTCGTCAACGGGTCGTCCGGGATTGCGGTCGGGATGTCCACCAACATTCCGCCGCACAACCTCGGCGAGGTCATCGACGCCACCGTCGAACTCATCGACAACCCCGAGGCGACCGTCGAAGACCTGATGGAGTACGTCAAAGGGCCGGACTTCCCGACGGGCGCGAATATCGTCGGCCGGAACGACATCCATCAGGCGTACAAAACCGGCCGAGGCCGACTTCGGGTGCGGGCTGAATACGAGGTGCAGGACGACCGAATCGTCATCACGGAGCTCCCGTTCCAGACGAACAAGGCGCGACTCATCGAGCGAATCGCCAACCTCGTCAACGACGGTACTATCGAGGGTATCCGCGACCTGCGCGACGAATCCGACCGCGACGGGATTCGCGTCGTCGTGGAACTCAAACAGAACGCGATTCCGGAAGTGGTCGAGAATCAACTGCTCGACCACCGCCTCGAACGCACGTTCAGCATCATCTCGCTCGCGCTGGTCGATGGCCAGCCGAAGGTGCTGACGCTCAAAGAACTGCTCCAGCATTACGTTGACCACCGCAAAGACGTGGTTCGGCGTCGGAGCGAGTACGAGTTGGACGAAGCCGAAGAGCGCGCACACATCCTCGAAGGGCGACTGCGTGCGCTCGACCACATCGACGACGTGGTCGAACTCATCCGGGGGTCGGACGACCGAGACGGCGCACGGTCGGGACTTCAAGAGACGTTCGACTTCTCGGAAAAGCAGGCTGAACACATCGTTCGGATGCAACTCGGGAGTCTCACCTCGCTCGAATCCGAGGAAATCGAATCGGAGTACGAGGGCGTTACGGCACGAATCGAGCGCCTCGAAACCATCCTCGGCGACGAGTCGGAACTGCTCTCCGTCGTCAAAGAGGAACTGGTGGAGATGCGCGACGACTACGCCGACGACCGGCGCACGAAAATCGTGGAGGACACTTCGGAAGTCACCCGCGAAGACCTCATCGCCGAGGAGGACGTGTTCGTCGTCGTCACGGAACAGGATTACGTAAAGCGCATGCCCGTCGCCAACTTCGACGCGCAGGGTCGCGGCGGCAAAGGAATCATCGGCGCTGACGTGAAAGAGGGCGACCGGATTTCGAAGGTGTTCCGTGCGAACACCCACGACTATCTGCTCTGTTTCACGAATCACGGGCAGGTCTACCGCCTGAAAACCTACGAGATTCCGGAAATGTCGCGCACTGCGCGCGGGAAATCCGCCATCAACCTCATCGACTTGGACAAGGGCGAGGACATCACGGCAGTCGTCACCACCGACGAATTCGAGGAGGATGAATGTCTGAGCATGATTACCCGACAGGGCTACGTCAAGCGCACTGATGCAAGCGACTTCGAGAACATCCTCTCGACGGGAATCATCGCGGCCCGACTCGAAGACGGCGACGAACTCGTGGACGTGGCGGTCACGAACGGGTCGAAAGACCTCCTCGTCGGCACGAAACACGGCATGACCATCCGATTCGACGAAACTGAAGCGCGCGCGATGGGCCGCAACACCCGGGGTGTCCGCGGTATCAACCTCGAAGGTGACGACGAAGTCGTCGGCATGGTCGCCTCCGATGGCGAAGTCCACGATCTACTCACCGTCACCTGCCGAGGGTACGGCAAACAAACAAAACTCACGGAGTACCGTCGGCAATCCCGCAACGGAAAGGGACTCATCGATATCAAAACGGGCGACCGAAACGGCTCGGTAACCTCCGTAAAAAGCGTCGCCGAGGACGACGAACTCGTGCTGATGAGCGAGGCCGGACAAATCATGCGAATCCGCGCCGAGGACATCTCGGAAGTCGGCCGGAACACGATGGGCGTCACCGTGATGGACGTGGATGTAGACGACCGCGTGGCCAGTGTAGACGTGATTCCGAGTCGAGTTGCCGAGGAAGAAGCCGCAAAAGTGGAAAGTGTGGACGAAAGCGACGATGCAGTTGACGAAGACGAAGAGACTGCCGAAGCAGTAAAAGCGGAAGTTAGCGAAGAGTAG
- the gyrB gene encoding DNA topoisomerase (ATP-hydrolyzing) subunit B, with product MSDGNEYSAGQIQVLEGLQAVRKRPAMYIGSTDTRGLHHLVFEVVDNSIDEALAGYCDTIDVTIHEDNSVSIADDGRGIPVDHHEEYDMPALEVILTVLHAGGKFDNKSYQVSGGLHGVGISVVNALSGRLEVEVKRDGGVWQQEFERGEPDGEMERVRDLEGDEETGTEIRFWPDTDIFETTDFKYSTLENRLRELAFLNSGVEINLGDERDEEKGDTFHYDGGIREFVEYLNETKTSLHNEVIYFEDEADNIQVEVAMQATDELQGSIHAFANNINTREGGSHLTGFKTALTRVVNDYANENDLLSDIDENLRGEDIREGLTAVISVKHPDPQFEGQTKTKLGNSEVRGIVESAVHEGLSVYFEEHPDTAQAIIRKAVEAAKARKAAKKAEELTRRKSALESSALPGKLADCQSRDPTKSELFIVEGDSAGGSAKQARDRKFQAILPLFGKVLNVEKHRLDRVLENEKIRDFITAIGSGVGEEFDLEETRYHKIIIMTDADVDGAHIRTLYLTLLYRYMRPLLEAGYVYAAQPPLYRVRYRGETYDAMTEEERDRIVAEKCDGNPSQVQRFKGLGEMNPEQLWETTMNPENRILKRITIEDAAAADKMFSVLMGDAVGPRKQFIQDHANEAEWVDI from the coding sequence ATGAGCGACGGAAATGAGTATAGTGCCGGGCAGATTCAGGTTCTCGAAGGGCTTCAGGCCGTTCGAAAACGCCCGGCGATGTATATCGGTTCTACCGACACTCGCGGGTTACACCACCTCGTCTTCGAAGTGGTAGACAACTCGATCGACGAGGCGTTGGCCGGGTACTGTGACACCATCGACGTGACGATTCACGAGGACAACTCCGTCAGCATCGCTGACGACGGACGCGGGATTCCTGTGGACCACCACGAGGAGTACGACATGCCCGCCCTCGAAGTCATTCTGACCGTCCTCCACGCTGGCGGGAAGTTCGACAACAAATCCTATCAGGTGTCGGGCGGCCTCCACGGCGTCGGTATCTCCGTGGTGAATGCTCTCTCCGGCAGACTCGAAGTCGAAGTGAAACGCGACGGCGGCGTCTGGCAACAGGAGTTCGAACGCGGCGAACCCGACGGCGAGATGGAACGCGTTCGTGACCTCGAAGGAGACGAGGAGACGGGCACCGAAATCCGATTCTGGCCCGACACGGACATCTTCGAGACGACCGATTTCAAATACTCGACGCTCGAAAACCGCCTTCGAGAACTCGCCTTCCTCAACTCCGGCGTCGAAATCAATCTCGGCGACGAACGCGACGAGGAAAAAGGCGACACGTTCCACTACGACGGCGGTATCCGAGAGTTCGTCGAGTACCTGAACGAGACGAAAACGTCGCTCCACAACGAAGTCATCTACTTCGAGGACGAGGCCGACAACATTCAGGTTGAGGTGGCGATGCAGGCCACGGACGAACTCCAAGGCTCGATTCACGCCTTCGCCAACAATATCAACACCCGCGAAGGTGGGTCGCACCTGACTGGGTTCAAAACCGCCCTCACGCGAGTAGTCAATGACTATGCTAATGAGAACGACTTGCTCTCCGATATCGACGAGAACCTTCGCGGTGAGGACATCCGCGAAGGGTTGACCGCGGTCATCTCCGTCAAGCACCCAGACCCGCAGTTCGAGGGGCAGACCAAGACGAAACTCGGCAACAGCGAAGTTCGCGGAATCGTAGAAAGCGCGGTTCACGAGGGACTGTCGGTGTACTTCGAGGAACATCCGGACACGGCACAGGCCATCATCCGGAAGGCCGTCGAGGCCGCAAAAGCCCGAAAAGCCGCGAAGAAGGCCGAAGAACTCACGCGCCGGAAGAGCGCGCTCGAATCAAGCGCGCTCCCCGGCAAACTCGCGGACTGTCAGTCGCGCGACCCGACCAAATCCGAGTTGTTCATCGTCGAGGGCGACTCCGCAGGTGGGTCGGCAAAACAGGCCCGCGACCGAAAATTCCAAGCGATCCTTCCGCTGTTCGGCAAAGTGCTGAACGTCGAGAAACACCGCCTCGACCGGGTGCTCGAAAACGAGAAGATTCGGGATTTCATCACCGCAATCGGTTCCGGCGTCGGCGAGGAGTTCGACTTAGAGGAGACGCGCTACCACAAAATCATCATCATGACAGACGCTGACGTGGACGGCGCGCACATTCGAACGCTGTACCTCACGCTCCTCTACCGGTATATGCGACCGCTGTTGGAAGCGGGCTACGTCTACGCCGCCCAACCGCCGCTTTACCGCGTTCGCTACCGCGGCGAAACCTACGACGCGATGACCGAAGAAGAACGCGACCGAATCGTGGCGGAAAAATGCGACGGCAATCCCTCGCAGGTTCAGCGATTCAAGGGCCTCGGCGAGATGAATCCCGAGCAGTTGTGGGAGACGACCATGAACCCCGAAAATCGTATCCTGAAACGGATTACCATCGAAGACGCCGCCGCCGCGGACAAGATGTTCTCGGTGCTGATGGGCGATGCCGTCGGACCGCGAAAACAGTTCATCCAAGACCACGCCAACGAGGCGGAGTGGGTTGACATATGA
- a CDS encoding DNA topoisomerase VI subunit B, whose protein sequence is MPSMQSTLGDEGIAEELAESQRQISIAEFFEKNKHMLGFDSGARGLVTAVKEAVDNALDATEEAGFKPSISVEIKESGDYYRLVIEDNGPGITREQIPKVFGKLLYGSRFHKREQSRGQQGIGISAAVLYSQLTSGKPAKITSSTPGSDSAQYFELVIDTDQNEPEIRHEEEQNLARSSLRPTHGTHIELEMEANMRARSQLLRYIKHTAVVNPHAEIRFKEPGDDEWMEFERDVEADLPAETEEIRPHPHGVELGTLLKMLAQTDSHSVSGFLQTEFTRVGKKTAENVIENFRDNHFGREAAWRAPQTHEDADVKTAVEDAVANKGADATAAFAETIAEKVADADRISHHQLRAVVQLASDETESEFGTSFGKTVQENALDAGWKAITNDRVTDLYELVDGATSTRKDDETVRALAERIAAKFESEDGYDRATAKKLREYVARAGDMTEEREEVTIGETARENVFDAIWDSMVTVPDEAPKIKAIADSRDTASELLDAMKQTDIISPPTNCLSPITANLVEAGLRKEYDADFYAAATRDADVHGGDPFIVEAGIAYGGELKAEGSAELLRFANRVPLVYQRGACATTDVVKSIGWRNYNLDQPGGRGVPNGPVVIMVHVASTNVPFTSESKDAVANVPAIEDEIELAIREAARELKSYLNKRQSLKKRQKKQSVIATILPEMAQKLSDVTGNDELDIGDSLARIMNNVLVEREVEDGTVSLIVENHSGTNESPKMTEIVATKPENLSDGATAVAMDDEWFVTWEPTVKSGEEAVLEYQIDGDVSFDRVTVEGIEDERLTNNT, encoded by the coding sequence ATGCCTTCGATGCAGTCTACGCTCGGCGACGAGGGGATCGCCGAAGAGTTGGCCGAAAGCCAGCGACAGATCTCCATTGCCGAGTTCTTCGAAAAGAACAAGCACATGCTCGGGTTCGACAGCGGTGCCCGGGGGTTAGTCACCGCTGTCAAAGAGGCCGTTGACAACGCACTCGACGCGACCGAAGAGGCCGGGTTCAAACCCAGCATCTCGGTCGAAATCAAAGAGAGCGGGGATTACTACCGCCTCGTCATCGAGGACAACGGCCCCGGAATCACGAGAGAACAAATTCCAAAAGTGTTCGGGAAACTGCTGTACGGGTCGCGTTTTCACAAACGCGAACAGTCCCGCGGACAGCAGGGAATCGGGATTTCTGCCGCCGTTCTCTACTCGCAGTTGACCAGCGGAAAACCCGCGAAAATCACGAGCAGTACGCCGGGAAGCGACTCCGCGCAGTACTTCGAACTCGTCATCGACACCGACCAGAACGAACCGGAAATTAGGCACGAGGAGGAACAAAACCTCGCCAGAAGTAGCCTGCGACCGACGCACGGCACACATATCGAACTGGAGATGGAAGCGAACATGCGGGCGCGCTCGCAACTCCTTCGCTACATCAAACACACTGCCGTCGTCAATCCGCACGCGGAAATCCGGTTCAAGGAACCGGGAGACGACGAATGGATGGAGTTCGAACGCGACGTGGAGGCAGACCTCCCCGCCGAAACCGAGGAAATCCGCCCGCACCCACACGGCGTCGAACTCGGAACGCTCCTGAAGATGCTGGCCCAGACGGACTCCCACAGCGTCTCTGGATTCCTCCAAACCGAGTTCACCCGCGTCGGGAAGAAAACCGCGGAGAACGTCATCGAGAACTTCCGCGACAACCACTTCGGACGCGAGGCCGCGTGGCGAGCGCCGCAGACACACGAGGACGCCGACGTGAAAACCGCCGTCGAGGATGCGGTGGCGAACAAAGGTGCCGATGCCACCGCCGCGTTTGCCGAGACGATTGCGGAGAAAGTCGCGGACGCCGACCGAATCTCGCACCACCAACTCCGCGCAGTCGTCCAACTTGCAAGCGATGAAACCGAATCGGAGTTCGGCACGTCGTTCGGCAAAACGGTGCAGGAAAACGCGCTCGATGCTGGGTGGAAAGCCATCACGAACGACCGCGTGACCGACCTGTACGAACTCGTGGACGGAGCGACGAGCACCCGGAAGGACGACGAGACGGTTCGCGCCCTCGCCGAGCGAATCGCCGCGAAGTTCGAGAGCGAGGACGGCTACGACCGCGCAACCGCGAAGAAGCTCCGCGAATACGTCGCCCGCGCGGGGGACATGACCGAGGAGCGCGAGGAAGTGACAATCGGCGAAACCGCCCGCGAAAACGTCTTCGACGCGATTTGGGATTCGATGGTGACGGTTCCCGACGAAGCGCCGAAAATAAAAGCAATCGCCGATAGTCGCGACACCGCGAGCGAACTCTTAGACGCGATGAAGCAGACGGACATCATCTCGCCGCCGACCAACTGTCTGTCGCCCATTACGGCGAACCTCGTGGAAGCCGGATTGCGCAAGGAGTACGACGCAGACTTCTACGCCGCGGCGACCCGTGACGCCGACGTTCACGGCGGCGACCCGTTCATCGTGGAGGCCGGAATCGCCTACGGCGGCGAACTCAAAGCCGAAGGCTCCGCAGAACTGCTTCGCTTCGCAAACCGCGTTCCGCTCGTCTATCAGCGCGGTGCGTGTGCGACGACCGACGTGGTAAAATCCATCGGCTGGCGGAACTACAATCTCGACCAACCCGGCGGACGCGGCGTCCCGAACGGGCCAGTCGTCATCATGGTTCACGTCGCGTCCACGAACGTTCCGTTCACGAGCGAATCGAAGGACGCGGTTGCCAACGTTCCGGCAATCGAGGACGAAATCGAGTTGGCGATTCGGGAGGCCGCCCGCGAACTCAAATCCTACCTCAACAAGCGCCAGTCGCTCAAAAAGCGCCAGAAGAAACAAAGCGTCATCGCAACCATCCTGCCCGAGATGGCCCAAAAGCTCTCGGACGTAACTGGCAACGACGAACTCGACATCGGTGACTCGCTGGCGCGTATCATGAACAACGTGCTGGTCGAGCGGGAAGTCGAGGACGGAACTGTCTCGCTCATTGTGGAGAACCACTCCGGGACGAACGAGTCGCCGAAGATGACCGAAATCGTGGCGACAAAGCCCGAAAACCTCTCGGACGGTGCAACTGCCGTCGCGATGGACGACGAGTGGTTCGTGACGTGGGAGCCGACCGTTAAGAGCGGTGAGGAAGCCGTCTTGGAATACCAAATCGACGGTGACGTATCGTTCGACCGAGTGACGGTCGAGGGAATCGAAGACGAACGACTGACCAACAACACATGA
- a CDS encoding DNA topoisomerase IV subunit A: MSADDNTEAQRKLIDLAAEFYDQFAGGQIPEMSIPTRTKSNIEYDEDERVWVYGDRKSTRSANSVRGARKLLKAVYTIDFLSNQLEEDRSSTLRELYYLSESWDAKEAQFSDQDESNQLIEDLEIVSDVTREDFHMRPEESGATLMGPLFLREQTRRGERDIHCQEDVGEGGYQIPNNPDTIEFLDHDADFILCVETGGMRDRLVENGFDDEHNALIVHLKGQPARATRRITRRLHQELDLPVTVFTDGDPWSYRIYGSVAYGSIKSAHLSDYLATPDAKFIGVQPADIVEYDLPTDPLSDSDKNALESELDDPRYQTDYWKEQIELQLEIEKKSEQQALASHGLDFVTETYLPERLSEMGII; this comes from the coding sequence ATGAGCGCAGACGACAACACCGAAGCCCAACGGAAACTCATCGACCTCGCCGCGGAGTTTTACGACCAGTTCGCGGGGGGACAGATTCCGGAGATGTCCATCCCGACCCGGACGAAAAGCAACATCGAATACGACGAAGACGAACGCGTGTGGGTCTATGGCGACCGCAAAAGTACTCGGAGCGCGAACAGCGTCCGCGGGGCGCGGAAACTGCTGAAGGCGGTCTACACCATCGACTTCCTCTCGAACCAGTTGGAAGAAGACCGTTCTTCGACCCTTCGTGAGTTGTACTACCTCTCCGAATCGTGGGACGCGAAAGAGGCGCAGTTTTCAGACCAAGACGAGTCGAACCAACTCATCGAGGACTTAGAAATCGTCTCGGACGTAACCCGCGAGGATTTCCACATGCGCCCGGAGGAGTCGGGTGCGACCCTCATGGGGCCGCTTTTCCTCCGCGAGCAAACTCGCAGGGGCGAGCGCGACATCCACTGTCAGGAGGACGTGGGCGAAGGTGGCTACCAGATTCCGAACAATCCGGACACTATCGAGTTTCTCGACCACGACGCGGATTTCATCCTCTGCGTGGAAACCGGTGGTATGCGCGACCGGTTGGTGGAAAACGGCTTCGACGACGAACATAACGCCCTTATCGTCCACCTGAAAGGACAGCCAGCGCGGGCGACTCGTCGCATTACGCGCCGATTGCATCAGGAACTCGACCTGCCGGTCACCGTCTTCACTGACGGTGACCCGTGGAGTTACCGCATTTACGGTTCCGTCGCCTACGGTTCCATCAAAAGCGCGCACTTAAGCGACTATCTCGCCACGCCCGACGCGAAGTTCATCGGCGTCCAACCGGCGGACATCGTGGAGTACGACCTGCCAACAGACCCTCTGAGCGATTCGGACAAAAACGCGCTCGAAAGCGAACTCGACGACCCACGCTACCAGACCGACTACTGGAAAGAACAGATAGAGCTTCAGCTCGAAATCGAGAAAAAGTCCGAACAGCAGGCGCTCGCCTCGCACGGACTCGATTTCGTGACCGAAACCTATCTTCCCGAGCGACTAAGCGAGATGGGAATCATCTAA
- a CDS encoding zinc ribbon domain-containing protein yields the protein MSPRRSSNFCAHCGAALTPGASFCSQCGTAVETGSTGFDFQSTLDGISRRDRGSDVKSRRPEFRRRIQDLTVEGWEVKHDYGDRVVMIRRKFGSIPVHILLLLFTTPVGNLLYAWYNYSPGADRIELREDGGEQFMDESGFSTDWTLQTAAAFVVSSVLGFFATVLGLIIMLTNFGAGALLFGAVFFILGLILLLLAPQHVPGFKSLTTFGTVRSTDEKVVSKPTAPCTVCSGPVGTGVERTFSEKEYFAGMPVTTVNKGENKYCRSCASGDVKPAETEFDSEFDFESEFA from the coding sequence ATGAGTCCCCGACGTTCCTCCAACTTCTGTGCGCACTGCGGTGCGGCGCTCACCCCCGGGGCATCCTTCTGCTCGCAGTGCGGAACCGCAGTCGAAACGGGTTCCACTGGGTTCGATTTCCAATCCACGCTCGATGGCATCTCTCGACGCGACCGCGGGTCGGACGTGAAGAGTCGTCGCCCCGAATTTCGCCGCCGTATCCAAGACCTCACGGTCGAAGGATGGGAGGTGAAACACGATTACGGCGACCGCGTCGTGATGATACGCCGAAAGTTCGGTTCGATTCCCGTCCACATTCTCCTCCTCCTGTTTACCACGCCAGTCGGCAATCTCCTCTATGCGTGGTACAACTACTCACCGGGTGCCGACCGCATCGAACTCCGAGAAGATGGAGGAGAGCAGTTCATGGACGAATCCGGCTTTTCGACCGACTGGACGCTGCAAACGGCCGCCGCATTCGTCGTGAGTTCAGTGCTCGGCTTTTTCGCTACGGTTCTGGGACTTATTATCATGTTGACTAATTTCGGGGCGGGAGCCCTGCTCTTCGGGGCCGTCTTCTTCATCCTCGGGTTGATTTTGCTCTTGCTCGCGCCACAGCACGTTCCGGGGTTCAAATCGCTTACTACGTTCGGCACCGTCCGCTCCACGGACGAGAAAGTCGTCTCGAAACCGACCGCTCCGTGTACCGTCTGTTCCGGGCCGGTCGGAACCGGCGTCGAACGAACGTTCAGCGAGAAGGAATACTTCGCCGGAATGCCCGTTACAACGGTGAACAAAGGTGAAAACAAATACTGTCGGTCGTGTGCCAGCGGCGATGTCAAGCCCGCCGAAACCGAATTTGATTCCGAGTTCGATTTCGAATCCGAGTTCGCATAG